DNA from Mesorhizobium sp. B2-1-1:
ATTCTTCGACCAACGTCGCGGTATGCTCAACCGGCCAGTTCGATGCTGTGAACGCGCGCTTCCGCGCATCGTTCAGGGCCCACCAAAGGCGACATACAAGTGCGGAAGGCTCCTCCGCGGCAATGCATGCTCCCAGCAACTCCTCCAACGCGTGGTCGGCAACCTTATGGGTGTTCGAGCGGCGCGGATGGCCTCGGCGACGATTCCAGTTCGTGATGGTCACTCACATCTTGCGCTGGCAGGTAATAAAGCCCGTACGATCGGAAGGCTGGGCGATCAGAGGCAGTGGCATGTCTTGATCAGGAAGATTACTCCCACGGAGTAAGGCAGGGCTAAAAGCCCCAAGGCGATCCAGAAGCCGGGTTCGGCCATTGCGGCGAGATCTGACAGAAGTTGCTTCATGTCGCCTCAGTCCTCGCCCCTGATCGCTCCGCATCCGATCCACAAGGAAAGAGCCCGCTCTTGAGGGAGGGGGAAGCGGGCTCTTGGCTGGGGCTTATGACCCAGCAGCACGGCGGACTTGAATTTGTACTGCGCCGGCTGCTGTCCAAACCATAATCGGGCAGCTTTGTTCCCCGTCGTCGGCTATGGTCCTGGGCGCAGCCCGTGGTCCCGCCGAGGCGGCGGTCTATCTCAAAGCATAGAGATAGGCGGCGATGTCACGCGCTTGCTGCTCGGTGATGCCGGTGGAGGGCATGGCGGTGTGCGGATTGATGTCCCTTGCTGACCGTATCCAGTGGATCATGTTCTCCGGATTGTTAGCCAGCACACCGCCAACATAGATCCTGTCAGATAGACTGGCGTCCAGGCGTGGGCCGACGTGGCCTACCGCACCGGGTACACCGGTGATGGTGTGGCAGCCGGCGCAGCCATTCGCCAGCATGATCGGTATCGCACGTGCACCGACGCCGCCGGTAGCGGCATCCGCCTCTTGCTGCACCCGACGGGCTCGGTCGGCCCACAATGCGAGCGCGCCGCCCGCGACGACCAGCAGAATGCACACGGCGATGATCAATTTAGATGGGCCAGGGCGCATGCGCGACCTTCCTGGTTCCGCTCGTTGTTATCCAGAGGCCGGCCAGCAATAGCGCTGCCCCGCCATAGATAAGGCCGGCCGGGACCCACATAACGAGCCCGGCAAGCTGCTGGTCCTCGATCGGGCTTAAATTCCACACTGCCGCCCCGGCAGCATTCTCCGGGTACCAGAGCTTCGGCGATAGAAGAAGCAGGACGCCGAGCAGGCCGGTGTGCAGGGAGGTGAAGAAAAGATGCATCACGGCATTTCCATAGGTCTGCTGTTGGCTTGGGCGCGGCAGCAACGCCCACCAGAAGAGCAGGCCTGTGCCGAGGAAGCTCGCATGTTGGGCATAGTGCAGCACGCCATGCTCGAGCGCTGCCTCAAACAGGACCGGAATGTGCCACACCCATATCGCGATCCCGTGAACAATCGTTGCGGTGACAGGCCGGCTCGCAAAGGTCCAGAGCGCTCGCAGCGATTTGCCATGCCCAACCATACCCAGGGCACGCCGAAACGTTACGGGAAATGCCCACAGCAGAGCAGGGGCGGGGCAGGCGATGACCAGCAACGGCGCCGCCACCGCCATCAGCAACTCGTGTTCGATCATGTGCGCGACAAACAGCCGCTCGCCGAGAGCATGGATCGGACTGACCAACGCTGCCGTCAGTACGCTCCAGCCGGCGGCAAACAGCAGCGCCTGACGCATCCGCAGCGGACGGCCGCGAGTGCTGCGGCGCCACAGCCGCATCGCACCGGCCATGTAGATGAGCGCGACCGCCGTCAGCGGGACCGTGATGGGAAGCGCAAGTGTCCATCCGGCCTCGGGCGCGCCGGAGCCATAGCAGATCGAGGTGGAGAAGAGCGTGGCCAGGTTCATCGCAGACACTCGTCCAGGATGAGTGCGGCGCTTCCCTGCATGATGATGACCAGTGCAAACAGGAGAGCCGCCAGCATGCCGAGATCGGCGACAAAATGCTCGGTACCGCGCGTGCGTTCTGCTTTGAAAGCAGCGCCGCCTTGCCGCTTTGCCTGCCAGGACAGAGCACCGCCCAGAAGCGAGAACAAGGCGAGCAGCAACGCTAAGGGAAGCACGACCGGCACCTGGTGATTGCATTGCCAGGGAACCAGCGAGTAGTTCAGTTGCGTCGAGACCGCCCAAGCCAACGGGCCCGACAAAAGCCCACCCCAAGAAGTTCCCAACCGGACCGCGCGCATGTCAGCCGAGCCTCGGTACCCAGTAGATCAGCAGATAGATCGGAAGCCAGGTTGCGACCACGAAATCCCAATAGAAAACATTGTCGCCGACGTCGCCGAAGCGTCGCCCGCTATAGCCATGGCGCGTGAACATCAGCACCGTCAGCACGATCGTATCGCCGACATCTGTTATCAGATGCGTGGTGTGGAGCCCGAGCAGCACCCAAAGCATCGAGCCGTAGGCGTTCGTATCCCAGTAAACGTTCAAGGCCGGAAACTCGAACCAGCGCACAAGGAGCGGGGCGAGGCCGAGCAGCGACATGACAACCAGTCCGATCCGCACCGGCACGATGGCGCATTGCTTGGCATAGCGATCGAGGATGTGGTTCGGCACCAGGCTGGCGATCAGCAGCAGCGTGACGATCGTTCCTGGCCAATGGTTCGGCTGCGGTGCACTCAACGGCCATTCAGGCCAAGAGACCGCCAGGTAGAGATAGGCGGCTGCGGCGAGCGCAAAGCCGGTGCCCTCCAGAGCCATGAAAGCGAGCGTGCCCCACCAGGTCGGGCTGCGCGGACCATGCCCAAAGGTGGGGAGACCGGAAACATCTGTGACGGGACGCTCGTTCATTCCTCGTCCTCCAGATCACCTTTTGGCCAGAACCAGCCGATCAAGGTGACGGCGATTGGCAGGGCGCCCCACACGATGGCCCAGGGGGTGAAGATCGAATAGAGAAACGTGCCGCCTACGGCGAACGCTGCAAAGAGCGGCCAGATCGACGGTGTCGCCGATTTCTCGCGAATGTCGGGATGCGCTTCAGCGACTGTCGAGACCAGCAGCTCGCGCGCGTCGACGCGAAGCCCGGTCGCTACAGGAAGAGCGTCGCGCTCGGCCCAGAGTGGCTCCGCGTTGGTGACGACCGGAATGCGCGCGAAATTATAGCTCGGCGGCGGCGAGGGCGTTGCCCATTCCAGGGTGCCGGCCTCCCAGGGATTGTTGCCTGCCGCTGCGCCTTTCAACGCGCCATGCACAAGATTGAAGGTGAACAGGACGAAACTCAGGAAGAAGACCACCGCGCCTGCTGTTATGAACAGGTTGATGTTCCCCCAGCCAAGCTCGGCCGGATAGGTGTAGACCCTTCGCGGCATGCCCCACAGCCCCACGATGTGCATCGGGAAAAAGGCGGCGTTGAAGCCAATGAAGGCCAGCCAGAAATGCAAGCGGCCCAGGCGCTCGCTCATCATGCGGCCGGTGATTTTAGGAAACCAGAAATAGGCCGCACCCAGCAGCGGGAATACCGATCCGCCGATCAGCACATAGTGGAAATGCGCGACGACGAAGTAGGTGTCGTGCACCTGCAGATCCAGCGGCACGGAGGCCAGCATGACGCCGGTGAGACCGCCGATGACGAAGATGAAGAAGAAGCCGAACACGAACAACATTGGCGCGCGGATCACCGGTCTGCCGTCCCACATCGTTGCCAGCCAGCAGAAGATCTGTACGCCGTTGGGAATAGCGATCATCATGCTGGAAGCGGTGAAGAAGCTGGCGCCGAGCTTGGGCAGGCCTGTCGCGAACATATGGTGGACCCACAGGCCAAAGGACAGGAAGCCGACCGCGATCAACGACAGAACCATGCCGAGATGGCCGAACACCGGTCGGCGGGCGAAAGCCGGGATGATCGAGGAGACCATGCCGGTCGCCGGCAGGAAGATGATGTAGACCTCGGGGTGACCGAAGAACCAGAACAGATGCTGGAACAGCAAGGCATCACCGCCTTCGGCCGGGTTGAAGATGTGTGTGCCGACCAGCCTGTCGAGGATCAGGAATGTCGAGGTGATCATCACCGCCGGCATTGCGAAGACGACGACAAAGGAGGTGACCAGCATCGCCCAGACGTATAGCGGGATCTTGTCCAGCGACATGCCGGGAGCACGCTGCTTCAAGATCGTGACGATCGTCGCCACTGCCACAGCCAGTGAAGACACCTCGGTATAGGTAATCATCTGCGCCCAGACGTCGGCGCGCTTGCCAGGGGCGAATTCGGGACCGGACAGCGGCACATAGGCGAACCAGCCGACGTCCGGCGCCATGTTGAGAGCGAAAGACACCCAGGCGAACAGGCCGCCCGAGAGATAGACCCAGTAACTGAACGCATTCAGCCGCGGAAACGCGATGTTGCGGGTGCCGACCATCAGCGGCACGAGATAAATGCCGGTCGCCTGCACGATCGGTACCGCGAACAGGAACATCATCGTGACGCCGTGCATGGTAAACAGCTGGTTGTAGAGGTCCGGCCCGATCAGCCCACGCTGTGGTCCCGAGAGCTGAACACGCATAGCCACTGCGTTGAGCCCGCCCAGACACAGAAAGACAAAGGCAGTGATCAGATAGCGCCTGGCGATCACCTTGTGGTCGACGCTCGACAGCGCGCCGATGATGCCCGGGGGCGTACGCCAGGTGCGCTCCAGCCACCGCTGGAGATCGGCTTGCTCCATACCGGTATCGCGCGGTCCGTCATGCTCGGGAGCGAGATCTCCCTTTGCTTGCGCCTCCGCCCGCAGGTCGCGTCCGCTCGTCAGGTCGGCGCCGGTCATTTCAGCCCCTCGAGGTAGGCAATGATGGCATTGAGCTCGTCGCCATTGAGAACCGTTACAGGCATGTGGGAGCCGGGCTTGATGCCTTGCGGGTCGGTGATCCAAGCGGCGAGATTGCCGCGGCTCATCGTCAGCGTTCCGGCTGCGAGAGTTTGCCGGCTGGCTATATGGGTAAGATCGGGCGCTACCGTGCCGCCTGCGGGTGTGCCGCCGATCCTGTGGCACATCACGCAGGGCCGCTGGAGGAAAAGATCCGCGCCGGCCTTGGCTTCGGCATTGGTCGGAGCGGCGGCAGGCCGCAACTGGTCGTCCAGCCAGGCATCGAACTGCGGCCGCGGCTCGGCAATGATGAAGGTGCCCATGTTGGCGTGCTGCGCGCCGCAGAACTCAGCACATTGACCACGATAGACGCCTGGCTTGTCAGCCCTGATGTCCAGCACATTCATATGTCCGGGGATGAGGTCGAGCTTGCCGGCAAGGCTCGGCACCCAGAAGGAGTGGATTACGTCTGTTGAAGTCAAAAGAAGCCGAACCGGCTCGCCGGCCGGAATGTGGATTTCGTTCGCCGTCGTCAGGATGCGGCTTGGCTGGGCATTCTCGTAGCGCACTTCCCACCACCATTGATGGCCGGTCACGCGGACCGTCAGCGCCTCGTCCGAGCCGATCCCGGCAAGCGTCCTGTTGGCGAAAAAGCTCAACAGGGTCAGCCCAATTAGGATCGCCGCAGTCACCCCAACCGCGGTCAAGACCACGCGCCTTTTGCGATGTTCGGAAGCGAGGTCGAGCACGAGCGGATCTTTTCCTGTTCGAACTCGCTGGAACAGGGTAGCGGCCAGCACGACCATCACCAGCATCCACACGGCCGCGCACAGGGCAGTGAAAAACCAGATCAGCCAGGCGAGCTCGCCCGCGGCCGGGCCTTTCGGATCGAGAGCGGACTGCCAGCCGCTGCAACCTGAAAGCGCCAGGAGAGCGGCTGCGCAACACGCTTTGGGAAAAAATCGTTTCACGGCGATTTCCCCAGCGTCGCGGCATCGGGGAGGCGATTTTCCGACGGATGGACCATCATGTCGTCGTTACGCTGCGGTGCGGCGGAGGAGGGCGCGTTGCCGCTCAGCGAACGTACGAAGGCTGCAAGCTCCCAAATCTGATCATCGGCTATCTTGTTTCGGAAGCTCGGCATGCCGTTAGGCCGCCCGTCCCGGATCGTTGCGTGGATACTCTCGATCGAGTTGCCGTAAATCCACTTCTCATCCATCAGCGCCGGTCCCATGCCGCCGCCGCCATTGGCATGGCACCCCGTGCAATTGAACCAGCTGAACAGGCGCTTGCCCTCGCTGAGATGAAAGGCATTGGCCTCGAAGCTGGCCGCCTTGTTGTCGCTCGGGAGCGGCCTTTGGCCGCCTGGCTCCAGCGCAGTCACCGGCGTTGGCTGTTGGCCGGACCCAAGGGCCGATTGCGGACGTGTGTCGCGCTCTTCCCGCTGGCAAGCGGCAAGGGCCAGCATCGCCGACAAGAGCACGGTGAGGTTCCGCCTCATCGGTCCGCGCTCCCGCCGGTATCAAGGCGCGGCACACCGTATCGGGCCAGGGTCGCGTCGATCTCAGCCTTGTGCTTGGCAAGAGCTGCATCCACTTCGTCGCGCAGCGCGTCGTCCCCGCGTCGGACGCCCATGGAGATGTCGTAGACCATTGGCAATTGAGGCCCGTCGATTCGAGGTGTCACGGGCGTGATGCGCAGCGGTGTCTTCTGCTTGGCGGCGAAATAACCAGCGAGCGGGCCCCAGACGACGGCAACATCGATCTCGCCGCTGGCCACCGCCTCGACAATGCGCGCGGGCGGGTTGGGAGCCGAATAGTCGCCATAGACTGGATAGCCGACGAGATGACCGACAATGCCGCGGCGGCCGAGTGCCTGGGCCGGTGGGGAGTTGGCCCCGTCATCGCCGATGAGCTGCACGCCGATGCGCAGAGTGCGCAGGCGTGGATCGTTGAAAGACGTGATCTCGGGACTGTCCCGCCGCGTCACGAAGACATAGGTCGAGCGGTAATAGGGAGCGGTGGCGCGGAGAATTTCGAGATTGGCGGGAGTGCCAGGTATGAGATCGCACAGGCCTGCCTTGAGCGTGTTGCGAACGAAACCGCGACGTTGGGCCCACCAGGTATAGGAAAGTCTTGCATCCAGCTCTTTGGCGATGATCTGGGCAATCTTGTTTTCGAAGCCCTGTCCAGCGGCGTTGGAAAACGGCATGTTGTTAGGGTCGGCACATACCTTGAGTTCACGTGCGTCGGCGACAGCCGCGAAGAGCAGCGAGGCAAACGCTACCACCGCGGCCACAAGACGCCCGTTCGCCTCGCGTCTTCGAACTGTCTTCAACTCGAAAGCATCAGGGGAGCCGGAACACATAGAGCGTGCCTCCCGCCGTGGTCGCGTTCTTCAGGTCTTTCATCGCGTTGACAAAGCCGAGCGCGGCGGTGGCGTCGCGCGGGTCGAGGTCGCCCGATACGATCGCGCCGGCCCAACCACCGACGCCCGACAGGATCGCGACATATTGGTGCCCGTCGGGGCCGCGATAGGTGACCGGCTGGCCGATGATCCCGGACGAGGTCTTGAACTGCCAAAGCAATTCCCCTGTCCTTGCGCTAACAGCTTTGAACCAGCCCTCCATTGTGCCGTAGAACACGACGTTGCCGCCGGTGGCGACCGCGCCACTCCACACCGGAAAATTCTCTCTCAGGCTCCAAGCCGGCTTCGCAGCCGCGATGTCCCATGCGGTGAAGGCGCCGCGGTTGCCCCCCGGGCCCGGGATCATGCGCACATTCATGCCGACATAGGGGGTGCCGGCGATGTAGTTCACCTCGAGGCCCTCTTCGTCCATGCACAGATTGTTGTGTGGAATGTAGAGCAGTCCTGTCTTCGGCGAGAACGCAGATGGCTGCCAATCCTTGAGCCCGGATGCTGTCGGGCAGATATCCCGGATCACCCTGCCGGTGCCGGTTTTCTTGTCCGGGTTTTCGATCAGACGCCCGGTTTTCAGATCGACGCCCTTGCTGGAATTGACGGCCCCATAGGGTGTCGCCGACAGGACTTCCCCGGTGGTCCGATCCAGAATGTAGAGATAGCCGTTGCGCTCCGGGCGGACCAGCACCTTGCGCGGCTTACCCTGCCAATTCATGTCGAGCAGGATCTGCTCGTTGATACCGTCGTAATCGTGCAGGTCGTGCGGGCTCCATTGGTAGAACCATTTCGCGGCTCCGGTATCGGGATCGCGCGCGAAAATCCCGGAGGTCCATTTGTTGTCGCCGGGTCGAAGGTCCGGATTCCACGGCCCTGGATTGCCGGTCCCGTGATAGATCAAGTTGAGGTCCGGATCGTAAGAGATCCAGCCCCACATGTTGCCGCCGCCGATCTTCCAGGCTTCTGGCGGCCATGTGGTCACGCCAAGGTCTTTGCCATTGTCCATTTCGTAGTGCGGCTTGAAATCCGGCCCGATCAGCACGTCCTTGTCCGGTCCGGTGCCGTAAGCCGTCCAGACGACATGTCCGTCGCCCGCGTCCAGCGCCTTGACCCAGCCGCGCACGCCCATCTCGCCGCCGGAATTGCCGACCAGCACTTTGCCCTTCACCACAAGCGGCGCCATGGTTATGGTCTCGCCGATGTTGATGTTGCCGACATGGGCGTTCCACGCCGGTTGGCCAGTGGCTGCATCCAGCGCGATCGTGTGACCATCCAGCGTGTTGAAGAAGAGGCGCCCGTCGGCGAAGACCGCACCGCGGTTGACGACGTCGCAGCAGGCAACGCCCTGCGCGGCAGGCTCAGGATTTGGCTCGTACTTCCATTTCATCGGCGCGCCCGGTTTGGAAAGATCGAGCGCGTAGACGATGTTTGGAAAAGGCGTCACGATATACATCGTGTTGCCGACGACGAGTGGCGCCGCTTCCTGACCCTTGTTCACTCCGGTCGAAAAAGTGAAGGCAACTTGAAGGTTCTTGACATTGTCCTCGTTAATGTCCGCCAGTTCGCTGTAGCGCGTCGAGGCATAATTCTTAGCCGGCATTGTCCATTGGCCGTCATCAGGTGGCGCGGCCGCGGCGGGCGGTGTGATGGCGGGTGTTACCGCGGACTGCGCGGCCGCGGCGTTCAGCAATGAGCAGCCTGCGGCCAGCACCAGCCACTTCAACGGCCTAAAGTCGAAACCGCGGCCCCTTTCCGCTCCTCGGCCGTCTGGTGTCGCAGATGCGTATTTCCCCGCCACTTTCAGAGATCCCCTCATTTGCGGATCGAACCTCCCACTCCGGCGCCGAGTTCCGCCGCGACGTCCGCCTCGGTTCCCGCGCACAACGGATGACCCCAGCCGGAGGCGCTCTTTCCGCCAGGATCGAGATCGTAGACGATGGCGTCCTTGGCGTTGGGGTTGACGCCCGCCGGAACCTTGTCCAGGCCCAGGGCCGCACGCAGGCGCCAAGCGACATTGTGATCGGCGCAGGAGGAGTCGCCGCTGATGCCAAGCCCGCCGACAATCGTTTTGCCGTCGTAGAGAGCAAGGCCGCCGCCAAATGCCACGACGCCGCCGATCGGCTTGCCAATCAGCGGATCGCTCGCACTCCCAAAGGTCTTGCTGTCGCCGGCATAAGCGGCTGCCTGGTTGACAGGATTGGTAAGCTGCAAGCCGAACAATGGGCCACCCGGCTGAACAGAAGCATATAGATTCGCCGTCGAGAGAGCCATCTGGGCAACGCTGAGCCCGTTGGCCGTGCTGGCCTTTTCGGCTGCGATCAGCCGGCTGCCGGGCCACTGCGCATCGCTGGTGGGGCCGCTGAAAGCAACGGCGCAAACTGTCCCGTCACGCGTAACGATCGCCGCCCATTCATTGGTCTCGAAGCCGCCATTGGCGGGGCCTCCGCTTGCTTTGACGTTTGCCTTGAGGGCAGCCAGGAGCTTGGCGTGGTCGGCGGGGCAGGGTAGCTGTGCCCAGGCCCTGCTTTGCAGCAATGCACAATTAACGAGTACCAGGAGGCTGAAAGCCAGGGAGGAAAGCTGTGGGCGACCCATGATCCGGAGCATTCGTTGAACACAATGTGGAAAGTGGGAGCGCTCACAGAGCAAGGAATCCTCGCCCGATCCCTTGGCAAACTGAGCTATGTTCCCACACTTTCAATGGAACTCGGACGAGGCCCCTATGTTCCTAGTTCCTGAAATTATGATGGAAGGCACAGACGTTGCGACCATGGGCAGCAGCTCATTCTGCCGCCGACCGTGAGCGGGCCGATATAGACATTGCCGGGCCAAACAGCTCGACCAGCTCCTCACCGCTCTCCGCACCTATGGATTTTCGACGCCTGAAAGTGCAGACGCTATGCGCAAGGTAACCGAACCGACGGACAGGCGGTTTTGCGCCCAGGCCACAGACCTGGAACCGCATTATGGCATCATGTGAGCCTGATGCGCATCCATCGCTCCCATGTTCTGGCTGAGATGGTTCATGATCCACACCGAGCCCAAAACGACCAAGGTCACGATCAGCACACCGAAAGCGAGCGCGAGCACGTTGTTGGTGTTGTCAGGTCCTGTCGTCAGGTGCAGGAAGAAGACGAGATGTACGCCCATTTGTGCGATGGCAAGCACCGTCAGGGCCGAGATCACGGCCGGCTGGTAAATTAGATCGGTTTGTGCCGCAATGAAGGACGCCACTGACAACAACATTGCCAGGCCAAAGCCCAGCAGATAGCCGGAAAGGCCTCCCGCCACCTCGTGTTCCTCGCTGCGTTCTTCGCCTGGTGCGGAATCGCGGCGGTCAAGCATGTCCTCGTTCCGGCTGTCCATTTCGCTCATGATGACGCTCCCAGCAGATAGACCAGGGTGAAGATGGCGATCCAGATGATGTCGAGCGCGTGCCAGAACAGGCTGAAGCAGTGAAGCCGGCGCAATATGTCGGGACGAAAGCCTTTTATCCAGAGCTGTGCCATCATGGTGCCGAGCCAAAGCAGGCCAAGTCCAACATGGGTTCCGTGGCAGCCCACAAGGGCGAAGAACGCGGACAGGAAGGCGCTGCGTGATGGGCCCGCCTGCTCATTCACCATGGCCGCGAATTCCTGCACCTCCAGGAACAGGAAGGCTGCACCAAGCAGGCCGGTCACCAGCAACCAGAACTGGGCGGCGGCCATTGACCGGCGGTGGGTCGCGAGCATCGCAAGGCCGCCGGTGAAGCTCGAGGTGAGCAGCAGCGCCGTCTGTGCCGCGACGCGCGTCAACTCAAACAGCTCCTTGCCTGTTGGCCCGCCCGCCGCCGAATTGGACAGGACGGCATACGCGGCGAAGAAAGCCGAGAACATTATGATGTCCGACAACAGGAAGATCCAAAAGCCGTAGGCAACCGTGACGAACTTCGAAGCCGGGCCTCCCTCGCCGTGGCCGGTCGCCGAGAACACGTGATGGCCATGCCCTGCGGTGCGGCCCAGCCGGTAGGGATCGCGCGTTGCGGTGCCGGCGGGGATGTCGCTCATGCCCCACGCTCGCGTCTATGCATCCAGGCAAGTTGGGCTGCCTTGCGGTCAAGATCGATGCGGCCGACCTCCTCGGCAGGGATCTCGTAATCGCCATGCTCGCGCCAGGCGAATACAACGAAGGTGGCATAGGCCCCGATGAAGCCGACAATCGCCAACCACCAGATGTGCCAGATGAGCGCGAAGCCAATCAGAGTGCTGAAGAAGGCGGTGACGAAGCCTGTGGGGCTATTGCGCGGCATCTCGATCGCCTCGTAGTCCTCTTCGGTCTCCTGACTCTGCTCGTCCATTGCCCTTTGCTTGACGGTCCAGTAGGGCTCCTCGTTTTCGACATGCGGCAGCCGCGCGTAGTTGAAGATGGGCGGCGGCGAGGATGTCGACCATTCCAGCGAGCGCCCGTCCCAAGGGTCGCCGGTCTCGTCGCGCAACTCGTCGCGATGCCTGATCGAGACGACAAGCTGCGTGACCTGGCATGCGGCGCCGACGATCATCACCACGATTCCGAAGGCCGCCACGACAAGCCACGGCGCCCACATATCCATGTCGATATGCTGAAGGCGGCGGGTCATGCCGAGAAGGCCGACGATATAGAGCGGCACGAACACCAGAATGTAGCCGGCAAGCGTGACCCAGAACGCCGCCTTGCCCCAACCTTCATGCAGCCGGAAGCCGAAGGCTTTCGGGAACCAATAGGTGAAGCCGGCAAAGGCCGCGAACAGCACGCCCGAGATGATGACGTTGTGAAAATGCGCCACGAGAAAGAGCGAATTGTGCAGCATGAAATCGGCCGGCGGAACGGCGAGCAGCACGCCGGTCATGCCGCCGATGATGAAAGTGGTGACAAAGCCTAGCGCCCACAGCATTGGCGTTTCGAAGCGCACGCGCCCGCCATACATGGTGAAGAGCCAGTTGTAGATCTTGACCCCGGTGCCGACGGCGATAACCGAGGTGGCGATGCCGAAAGCCGCATTGACATCAGCGCCGGCGCCCATGGTGAAGAAGTGGTGCAGCCAGACCATGAAGGAGACGATGCAGATGAACATCGTCGCCGCAACCATCGAACGATAGCCGAACAGCGGTTTCGACGAGAAGGTCGAGAAGATCTCCGAATAGATCCCGAAGGCGGGAAGCACGAGGATGTAGACCTCGGGGTGACCCCAGGCCCAGATGAGATTGACGAACATCATCTGGTTACCGCCGGCTTCGTTGGTGAAAAAATGGAAGCCGAGATAACGGTCGAGGGTTAGCATGGCGAGGGTTGCGGTAAGGATAGGGAATGCGGCGACGATGAGCATGTTGGAGGCAAGCGAGGTCCAGCAGAACATCGGCATGCGCAGATAGCCCATGCCTGGCGCGCGCATCTTGAGGATGGTGGTCGCCAGGTTGACGCCCGTGAGCAGGGTGCCGACGCCGGAGATCTGGATCGACCACAAATAATAATCGACGCCGACGCCTGGCGAGTAGGTCGTCTCCGACAGCGGTGCATAAGGTAGCCACCCGGTGCGCGCGAACTCGCCGACGACGAGCGAAATGTTGACGAGCAGCGCGCCGGTCGCGGTCAGCCAGAAGCTCACTGAGTTCAGCGTCGGGAAGGCGACGTCGCGGATGCCGAGCTGCAGCGGGATGACGAAATTCATCAGCCCAATGACAAAGGGCATCGCGGCGAAGAAGATCATGATCGTGCCGTGGGCCGAAAAGACCTGGTCGTAGTGCTCCGGCGGCAGGTATCCCGGCCCGTGGATGGCGAGCACCTGCTGGGTGCGCATCATGACGGCGTCAACGAAGCCGCGCAGAAGCATCAGCGCCGCCAGCACGATATACATGACGCCGATCCGCTTGTGGTCGACGGAGGTTATCCACTCATGCCAAAGGTAGGGCCAGTAGCCTTTGATCGTTACCCAGATCAGAACGGCGGCGGCGGCGAGGAAGACGATCAGGGCCGCGCCGAGCGGAATAGGCTGGTCAAAGGGAACGGCCGACCAGTCGAGCTTGCCGAGCATCGTCATCCTCCTTCATCGTGCTGGTGAGCCATGGGCGGCGCTCCCGCCTTGGGCTCAGCTTTCGGGCTCACCTGCGGCTCTCCGGCGGCGGTTCCAGCAGGTCCCGGCCCCGGAGGTAGCGTCTGGTGCACGACCGCATCGAACAAGCCCGGCTGCACATGGCCGAACGAGGATGCCGGCGCGTTGATGCTTTGCCTGGCAAGCTGGCGATAGGCGCTGGCGTTGAGCACGCCGCCTCCGCCATGCAAGGAGGAGGCCCAACTGGCGAAGGCGTCAGCCGAGACTGCCCTGACACGGAAATTCATGTCCGAAAAGCCATCGCCACTGAAATGCGCCGACAGGCCGAAGTACTCGCCCTCGCGATCAG
Protein-coding regions in this window:
- a CDS encoding methanol/ethanol family PQQ-dependent dehydrogenase; translated protein: MPAKNYASTRYSELADINEDNVKNLQVAFTFSTGVNKGQEAAPLVVGNTMYIVTPFPNIVYALDLSKPGAPMKWKYEPNPEPAAQGVACCDVVNRGAVFADGRLFFNTLDGHTIALDAATGQPAWNAHVGNINIGETITMAPLVVKGKVLVGNSGGEMGVRGWVKALDAGDGHVVWTAYGTGPDKDVLIGPDFKPHYEMDNGKDLGVTTWPPEAWKIGGGNMWGWISYDPDLNLIYHGTGNPGPWNPDLRPGDNKWTSGIFARDPDTGAAKWFYQWSPHDLHDYDGINEQILLDMNWQGKPRKVLVRPERNGYLYILDRTTGEVLSATPYGAVNSSKGVDLKTGRLIENPDKKTGTGRVIRDICPTASGLKDWQPSAFSPKTGLLYIPHNNLCMDEEGLEVNYIAGTPYVGMNVRMIPGPGGNRGAFTAWDIAAAKPAWSLRENFPVWSGAVATGGNVVFYGTMEGWFKAVSARTGELLWQFKTSSGIIGQPVTYRGPDGHQYVAILSGVGGWAGAIVSGDLDPRDATAALGFVNAMKDLKNATTAGGTLYVFRLP
- a CDS encoding GlcG/HbpS family heme-binding protein, whose protein sequence is MGRPQLSSLAFSLLVLVNCALLQSRAWAQLPCPADHAKLLAALKANVKASGGPANGGFETNEWAAIVTRDGTVCAVAFSGPTSDAQWPGSRLIAAEKASTANGLSVAQMALSTANLYASVQPGGPLFGLQLTNPVNQAAAYAGDSKTFGSASDPLIGKPIGGVVAFGGGLALYDGKTIVGGLGISGDSSCADHNVAWRLRAALGLDKVPAGVNPNAKDAIVYDLDPGGKSASGWGHPLCAGTEADVAAELGAGVGGSIRK
- the cyoD gene encoding cytochrome o ubiquinol oxidase subunit IV; translated protein: MSEMDSRNEDMLDRRDSAPGEERSEEHEVAGGLSGYLLGFGLAMLLSVASFIAAQTDLIYQPAVISALTVLAIAQMGVHLVFFLHLTTGPDNTNNVLALAFGVLIVTLVVLGSVWIMNHLSQNMGAMDAHQAHMMP
- the cyoC gene encoding cytochrome o ubiquinol oxidase subunit III, producing the protein MSDIPAGTATRDPYRLGRTAGHGHHVFSATGHGEGGPASKFVTVAYGFWIFLLSDIIMFSAFFAAYAVLSNSAAGGPTGKELFELTRVAAQTALLLTSSFTGGLAMLATHRRSMAAAQFWLLVTGLLGAAFLFLEVQEFAAMVNEQAGPSRSAFLSAFFALVGCHGTHVGLGLLWLGTMMAQLWIKGFRPDILRRLHCFSLFWHALDIIWIAIFTLVYLLGASS
- the cyoB gene encoding cytochrome o ubiquinol oxidase subunit I, with the translated sequence MLGKLDWSAVPFDQPIPLGAALIVFLAAAAVLIWVTIKGYWPYLWHEWITSVDHKRIGVMYIVLAALMLLRGFVDAVMMRTQQVLAIHGPGYLPPEHYDQVFSAHGTIMIFFAAMPFVIGLMNFVIPLQLGIRDVAFPTLNSVSFWLTATGALLVNISLVVGEFARTGWLPYAPLSETTYSPGVGVDYYLWSIQISGVGTLLTGVNLATTILKMRAPGMGYLRMPMFCWTSLASNMLIVAAFPILTATLAMLTLDRYLGFHFFTNEAGGNQMMFVNLIWAWGHPEVYILVLPAFGIYSEIFSTFSSKPLFGYRSMVAATMFICIVSFMVWLHHFFTMGAGADVNAAFGIATSVIAVGTGVKIYNWLFTMYGGRVRFETPMLWALGFVTTFIIGGMTGVLLAVPPADFMLHNSLFLVAHFHNVIISGVLFAAFAGFTYWFPKAFGFRLHEGWGKAAFWVTLAGYILVFVPLYIVGLLGMTRRLQHIDMDMWAPWLVVAAFGIVVMIVGAACQVTQLVVSIRHRDELRDETGDPWDGRSLEWSTSSPPPIFNYARLPHVENEEPYWTVKQRAMDEQSQETEEDYEAIEMPRNSPTGFVTAFFSTLIGFALIWHIWWLAIVGFIGAYATFVVFAWREHGDYEIPAEEVGRIDLDRKAAQLAWMHRRERGA